A stretch of Gemmatimonas aurantiaca T-27 DNA encodes these proteins:
- the fusA gene encoding elongation factor G, producing the protein MPRTTPLEHYRNIGIMAHIDAGKTTTTERILYYTGKSHKIGEVHDGAATMDWMEQEQERGITITSAATTCFWMRHGQSHEKGTGAEYRINIIDTPGHVDFTVEVERSLRVLDGAVTLLDSVAGVEPQTETVWRQADRYRVPRMIFSNKMDRVGANFDRCLAMIRDRLSKRAFPLQLPVGSGETFTGHIDVLERKQYIFHDETMGKTFSVVDVPEEFKDACEIARHEAIEAAVEHDETLMEKYLAGEELSMEEIRRAIRQATIAMEFIPVFCGASFKNKGVQALLDAVIDYLPAPIDVPAIKGHLPHHDETFIEAPIKDDAPFAALAFKIATDPFVGKLTFFRVYSGVMASGSYVYNSTKDKRERVGRLLQMHANKREEIEEVRAGDIAAAIGLKDTRTGDTLCTEDNPIILEAMKFPNPVIDVAIEPKTKADQDKLAIALQKLAEEDPTFRVRSDAETGQTIIAGMGELHLEIIVDRMMREFKVDANVGRPQVAYRETIKKRVEKIEGKFVRQSGGKGQYGHVVINMEPSEQGQGYVFEDKVVGGVIPREYIGPVEQGIKEALETGVLAGYPVVDIKVQLVYGSYHDVDSSEMAFKIAGSMAFKEAAKQASPCLLEPVMKVEVVSPEAYMGDVLGDLSSRRGKIGGMTQRGEAQVISATVPLAEMFGYSTKLRSMSQGRAVYSMEFSHYEEVPKSKAEEIISKVKA; encoded by the coding sequence ATGCCGCGTACGACCCCGCTCGAGCACTACCGCAATATCGGCATCATGGCGCACATCGATGCCGGCAAGACGACCACCACTGAGCGCATCCTCTATTACACGGGGAAGTCGCACAAGATTGGTGAAGTGCATGATGGCGCTGCCACCATGGACTGGATGGAGCAGGAACAGGAGCGCGGCATCACGATCACGTCTGCTGCGACGACCTGCTTCTGGATGCGCCATGGCCAGTCGCATGAGAAGGGCACGGGTGCGGAATACCGCATCAACATCATCGACACCCCGGGACACGTCGACTTCACGGTCGAAGTGGAGCGTTCGCTCCGCGTACTCGACGGCGCCGTGACGCTGCTCGACTCGGTGGCCGGTGTGGAGCCGCAGACCGAAACGGTGTGGCGTCAGGCCGATCGGTATCGCGTGCCGCGCATGATCTTCTCGAACAAGATGGATCGCGTGGGCGCGAACTTCGATCGCTGCCTCGCCATGATCCGCGACCGCCTGAGCAAGCGCGCGTTCCCGCTGCAGCTGCCGGTCGGATCGGGTGAGACGTTCACGGGCCACATCGACGTGCTCGAGCGCAAGCAGTACATCTTCCACGACGAGACGATGGGCAAGACGTTCTCGGTGGTCGATGTGCCGGAAGAGTTCAAGGATGCCTGTGAGATCGCCCGTCACGAAGCGATCGAAGCGGCCGTCGAACATGACGAAACGCTGATGGAGAAGTATCTCGCCGGCGAAGAGCTCTCCATGGAAGAGATCCGTCGCGCGATCCGTCAGGCGACGATCGCCATGGAATTCATCCCGGTGTTCTGCGGCGCCTCGTTCAAGAACAAGGGCGTGCAGGCGTTGCTCGATGCCGTGATCGATTACCTCCCGGCGCCGATCGACGTGCCGGCGATCAAGGGACACCTGCCGCACCACGACGAAACGTTCATCGAAGCGCCGATCAAGGACGACGCGCCGTTTGCCGCGCTGGCGTTCAAGATTGCCACCGATCCGTTCGTCGGTAAGCTGACGTTCTTCCGCGTCTACTCGGGCGTGATGGCGTCGGGTTCGTACGTGTACAACAGCACGAAGGACAAGCGCGAGCGTGTCGGCCGTCTGTTGCAGATGCACGCCAACAAGCGTGAAGAAATCGAAGAGGTGCGCGCGGGTGACATCGCGGCCGCCATCGGTCTCAAGGACACGCGCACGGGCGATACGCTCTGCACCGAGGACAATCCGATCATCCTCGAAGCGATGAAGTTCCCGAACCCCGTCATCGACGTCGCCATCGAGCCGAAGACGAAGGCCGACCAGGACAAGCTGGCCATCGCGCTGCAGAAGCTGGCCGAAGAAGATCCGACGTTCCGTGTGCGTTCCGACGCCGAGACGGGCCAGACGATCATCGCCGGCATGGGCGAACTGCACCTCGAGATCATCGTCGATCGCATGATGCGCGAATTCAAGGTCGACGCGAACGTGGGCCGTCCGCAGGTGGCCTATCGCGAAACGATCAAGAAGCGCGTCGAGAAGATCGAAGGCAAGTTTGTCCGCCAGTCAGGCGGTAAGGGTCAGTACGGCCACGTGGTCATCAACATGGAGCCCAGCGAGCAGGGTCAGGGCTACGTGTTCGAAGACAAGGTCGTGGGCGGTGTCATTCCGCGTGAGTACATCGGACCGGTGGAGCAGGGCATCAAGGAAGCGCTCGAGACGGGCGTCCTGGCCGGCTACCCGGTGGTGGACATCAAGGTGCAGCTGGTGTACGGCTCGTACCACGACGTCGACTCCTCGGAAATGGCGTTCAAGATCGCCGGCTCCATGGCATTCAAGGAGGCGGCCAAGCAGGCCAGCCCCTGTCTGCTCGAGCCGGTGATGAAGGTCGAGGTCGTGAGCCCCGAAGCCTACATGGGCGACGTCCTTGGCGATCTCTCCTCGCGGCGCGGCAAGATCGGCGGCATGACGCAGCGTGGTGAGGCGCAGGTGATCTCGGCGACCGTGCCGCTCGCTGAGATGTTCGGTTACTCGACCAAGCTTCGCAGCATGTCGCAGGGTCGGGCGGTCTACTCGATGGAGTTCTCGCACTACGAAGAAGTGCCGAAGTCGAAGGCCGAAGAGATCATCAGCAAGGTGAAGGCGTAA
- the tuf gene encoding elongation factor Tu: MGKAKFERNKPHVNVGTIGHVDHGKTTTTAALTKISADKGYGTKYIAYDEVAKASESQGRRDSTKILTIATSHVEYETENRHYAHVDCPGHADYVKNMITGAAQMDGAILVVSAVDGPMPQTREHILLARQVNVPSVVVFLNKCDLVEDEELLDLVELEVRELLSKYNYPGDDAPVIRGSAINAINGDPKWVAEFMKLYEALDSYIPEPVREVDKPFLLPVEDVFSITGRGTVATGRIERGIVKVGEEVQLVGYNAEKKTIVTGVEMFRKLLDEGQAGDNVGLLLRGVDKKDIERGMVLAKPNSIKPHTKFHSEVYVLTKEEGGRHTPFFKGYRPQFYFRTTDVTGTIELPEGMEMVMPGDNVQMTIELIIPIAMEEQLRFAIREGGRTVGAGVVTKILA, encoded by the coding sequence ATGGGCAAGGCAAAGTTCGAGCGGAACAAGCCGCACGTGAACGTGGGAACCATCGGCCACGTCGATCACGGCAAGACCACCACGACGGCCGCTCTCACGAAGATCTCGGCGGACAAGGGCTACGGCACCAAGTACATCGCGTACGATGAAGTCGCCAAGGCCTCGGAGTCGCAGGGTCGCCGCGACAGCACGAAGATCCTGACGATCGCCACGTCGCACGTTGAGTACGAGACGGAAAACCGTCACTACGCGCACGTCGATTGCCCGGGCCACGCCGACTACGTGAAGAACATGATCACGGGTGCCGCGCAGATGGACGGCGCGATCCTGGTGGTCTCGGCCGTGGACGGTCCGATGCCGCAGACGCGTGAGCACATCCTCCTGGCCCGCCAGGTGAACGTGCCCTCGGTCGTCGTGTTCCTCAACAAGTGCGACCTCGTCGAAGACGAAGAGCTCCTCGACCTCGTCGAGCTCGAAGTCCGCGAGTTGCTCTCGAAGTACAACTATCCTGGCGACGACGCCCCGGTCATCCGTGGCTCGGCGATCAACGCGATCAACGGCGACCCGAAGTGGGTGGCCGAGTTCATGAAGCTGTACGAAGCGCTCGACAGCTACATCCCGGAGCCGGTCCGCGAAGTCGACAAGCCGTTCCTCCTCCCGGTCGAAGACGTGTTCTCGATCACGGGTCGTGGTACGGTGGCGACGGGTCGTATCGAGCGCGGCATCGTGAAGGTCGGCGAAGAAGTGCAGCTCGTCGGCTACAACGCCGAGAAGAAGACGATCGTCACGGGCGTCGAAATGTTCCGCAAGCTGCTGGACGAAGGCCAGGCCGGTGACAACGTCGGTCTCCTCCTCCGTGGCGTGGACAAGAAGGACATCGAGCGCGGCATGGTGTTGGCCAAGCCGAACTCGATCAAGCCGCACACGAAGTTCCATTCGGAAGTGTACGTGCTCACGAAGGAAGAAGGCGGCCGTCACACGCCGTTCTTCAAGGGCTACCGCCCGCAGTTCTACTTCCGCACGACGGACGTGACGGGCACGATCGAATTGCCGGAAGGCATGGAGATGGTGATGCCGGGCGACAACGTGCAGATGACGATCGAACTCATCATCCCGATCGCCATGGAAGAGCAGCTGCGCTTCGCGATCCGCGAAGGCGGCCGCACGGTTGGCGCCGGCGTCGTCACGAAGATCCTCGCTTAA
- the rpsJ gene encoding 30S ribosomal protein S10, whose translation MAGRIRIRLKAFDHAVIDQASADIVRTAEKTGASVSGPIPLPTKTQRWTVLRSPHVDKKSREQFELKTHKRVIDILDSRAGTVDALTKLDLPAGVDVEIKVE comes from the coding sequence ATGGCTGGCCGCATTCGTATTCGCCTCAAGGCTTTCGACCACGCCGTGATTGATCAGGCGTCGGCGGACATTGTCCGCACCGCCGAGAAGACCGGTGCTTCGGTTTCGGGGCCGATCCCGCTCCCGACCAAGACGCAGCGTTGGACGGTGCTCCGTTCGCCGCACGTCGACAAGAAGTCGCGTGAGCAGTTCGAACTGAAGACGCACAAGCGTGTGATCGACATTCTCGATTCCCGCGCCGGCACCGTGGACGCGCTCACCAAGCTGGATTTGCCGGCTGGTGTGGACGTCGAGATCAAGGTCGAATAG
- the rplC gene encoding 50S ribosomal protein L3 yields the protein MIGIIGRKLGMTQLFNELGQQVPCTVVEATPNPVTKVSTVDQAGFASVELGFGAQRVARANKKGERTPKGHRASKAEVGHAKKAGLDAPPAVLKSFRLDDAPGKNPEIPTYTPGDKITVDIFTPGERVKVTGTSKGRGFQGVVKRHGFHGGPNTHGNTKHRKPGSIGAGTDPSRVIKGKKMPGQYGNTQHTALNIRIEKVDTERNLIYLRGSVAGPTNGILFVRKQG from the coding sequence ATGATCGGTATCATCGGCAGGAAGCTGGGGATGACCCAGCTGTTCAACGAGCTGGGGCAGCAGGTGCCCTGCACCGTGGTGGAGGCCACGCCCAACCCCGTGACGAAGGTGTCCACGGTGGATCAGGCGGGTTTCGCGTCGGTGGAGCTCGGATTCGGCGCGCAGCGTGTGGCGCGCGCCAACAAGAAGGGTGAGCGTACCCCGAAGGGACATCGCGCCAGCAAGGCGGAAGTCGGGCATGCGAAGAAGGCGGGGCTCGATGCACCGCCGGCCGTGCTGAAGAGCTTCCGTCTTGACGACGCCCCGGGCAAGAACCCGGAGATCCCGACCTATACCCCCGGCGACAAGATCACCGTCGACATCTTCACGCCCGGTGAGCGTGTGAAGGTGACCGGTACGTCGAAGGGTCGTGGCTTTCAGGGTGTCGTGAAGCGCCATGGTTTCCATGGCGGTCCGAACACCCACGGCAACACGAAGCACCGCAAGCCCGGCTCCATCGGCGCCGGCACCGACCCGTCGCGCGTGATCAAGGGCAAGAAGATGCCCGGCCAGTACGGCAACACGCAGCACACGGCGCTCAACATCCGCATCGAGAAGGTCGACACCGAGCGGAACCTCATTTATCTGCGCGGCAGCGTAGCGGGGCCGACGAACGGCATCCTCTTCGTGCGGAAGCAGGGCTGA
- the rplD gene encoding 50S ribosomal protein L4, with translation MTTETKTFEAPLYSAQGKQGGTRQLPEGTFDGIVNVPVMHQAVKAFLANRRQGTAKTKTRGEVTGGNQKPWKQKGTGRARQGSTRAPNWPGGGTVFGPQPRSYTQIVPKQVRVLARKSALNARARENAVVVVEALNFSAPKTKAMTELFTKLGVLGKKVLVLTDGVKPNVYLSARNLGQAHVMPYSDANTYHILWSDVVVIESSALTQTPAEG, from the coding sequence ATGACGACGGAAACCAAGACCTTCGAAGCGCCGCTCTATTCGGCGCAGGGCAAGCAGGGCGGTACGCGCCAGCTTCCCGAAGGCACGTTTGACGGCATCGTCAACGTGCCGGTCATGCACCAGGCGGTGAAGGCGTTTCTCGCCAATCGTCGTCAGGGCACGGCCAAGACCAAGACCCGCGGTGAAGTCACCGGCGGTAACCAGAAGCCGTGGAAGCAGAAGGGCACCGGTCGCGCCCGTCAGGGCTCGACGCGCGCGCCGAACTGGCCGGGCGGTGGTACCGTGTTCGGTCCGCAGCCGCGGAGCTACACGCAGATCGTGCCGAAGCAGGTGCGTGTGCTGGCGCGCAAGAGCGCGCTGAACGCCCGCGCCCGTGAGAACGCCGTGGTCGTGGTGGAAGCGCTGAACTTCAGCGCTCCCAAGACCAAGGCGATGACTGAGCTCTTCACGAAGCTCGGCGTGCTCGGGAAGAAGGTGCTGGTGTTGACCGACGGCGTGAAGCCGAACGTTTACCTGAGCGCCCGCAACCTCGGCCAGGCACACGTGATGCCTTACAGCGATGCGAACACGTATCACATCCTCTGGTCGGATGTGGTGGTGATCGAATCGTCGGCACTCACCCAGACTCCGGCGGAGGGTTAA
- a CDS encoding 50S ribosomal protein L23: MSSLYRTIVRPLITERTSAAYQDRGEYTFEVAPDATKLNIKEAVERLFGVKVTGVWTSIARGKARRVGQSIGRRPHTKKAIVKLRDGDTIAIFEG, translated from the coding sequence ATGTCCTCACTGTATCGCACCATCGTGCGCCCGCTCATCACGGAGCGCACCTCAGCCGCCTATCAGGATCGCGGCGAGTACACGTTCGAAGTGGCGCCCGACGCCACGAAGCTGAACATCAAGGAGGCCGTCGAGCGCCTCTTCGGCGTCAAGGTCACCGGTGTCTGGACGTCGATCGCGCGTGGTAAGGCGCGTCGCGTCGGCCAGTCGATCGGCCGCCGTCCACATACCAAGAAGGCGATTGTGAAGCTGCGTGACGGCGACACCATCGCGATCTTCGAGGGCTGA
- the rplB gene encoding 50S ribosomal protein L2 — MGIRQFKPVSKASRFRSVSDFAEITRSTPEKSLVEPLKKSGGRDNHGHISMRRIGGGHKRRYRVIDFKRDKHGVTATVAHIEYDPNRSARIALLEYADGEKRYILHPKGIKQGDTVVSGSGSDVRTGNAMPLKEVPLGTSVHNIELKIGKGGQMARSAGTFAQVVAKEGDYVTLRLASTEMRLVHGNCMATIGEVGNSEHELQSHGKAGKSRWLGKRPKVRGEVMNPVDHPHGGRTRGGRNVVSPWGKKEGVKTRNKKKASQRLIVRGRKRGRATQ; from the coding sequence ATGGGTATCCGTCAGTTCAAGCCGGTCAGCAAGGCCTCGCGCTTCCGCTCGGTGTCCGATTTTGCCGAGATCACGCGTTCGACGCCGGAAAAGTCGCTCGTCGAGCCCCTCAAGAAGTCGGGCGGTCGCGACAATCACGGCCACATCTCGATGCGTCGCATCGGTGGTGGTCACAAGCGTCGCTATCGCGTCATCGATTTCAAGCGCGACAAGCATGGTGTGACGGCCACGGTGGCCCACATCGAATACGATCCGAATCGTTCGGCGCGCATCGCGCTGCTCGAGTACGCGGATGGTGAGAAGCGCTACATCCTGCACCCGAAGGGGATCAAGCAGGGTGACACGGTGGTGTCGGGCTCGGGCAGCGATGTGCGCACGGGCAACGCGATGCCGCTCAAGGAAGTGCCGCTCGGCACGTCGGTGCACAACATCGAACTGAAGATCGGCAAGGGCGGCCAGATGGCCCGCTCGGCCGGCACCTTCGCCCAGGTCGTGGCGAAGGAAGGCGATTACGTGACGCTCCGACTGGCCTCCACGGAAATGCGCCTGGTGCACGGCAACTGCATGGCGACGATCGGCGAAGTGGGCAACTCCGAACACGAGCTGCAGTCGCACGGCAAGGCCGGCAAGAGCCGCTGGCTCGGCAAGCGCCCGAAGGTGCGTGGTGAAGTGATGAACCCGGTGGATCACCCGCATGGTGGTCGTACCCGCGGTGGTCGCAACGTGGTGAGCCCGTGGGGCAAGAAGGAAGGCGTCAAGACGCGCAACAAGAAGAAGGCGTCACAGCGTCTCATCGTGCGCGGCCGCAAGCGCGGCCGGGCAACGCAGTAA
- the rpsS gene encoding 30S ribosomal protein S19: MSRSIKKGPFVAERLEAKVVTMNAKSEKKVVKTWSRASTILPEFVGHTFAVHNGNKFIPVYVTENMVGHKLGEFSPTRLFRGHAGQKADVKKKGGK; encoded by the coding sequence ATGTCGAGAAGCATTAAGAAGGGTCCGTTCGTCGCTGAACGCCTGGAGGCCAAGGTGGTGACGATGAACGCCAAGAGCGAAAAGAAGGTCGTGAAGACCTGGTCGCGCGCGAGCACGATCCTCCCCGAGTTCGTGGGCCACACCTTCGCGGTGCACAACGGGAACAAGTTCATCCCGGTGTACGTGACGGAAAACATGGTGGGCCACAAGCTGGGCGAATTCTCGCCGACGCGTCTGTTCCGCGGTCACGCGGGCCAGAAGGCGGACGTGAAGAAGAAGGGAGGCAAGTAA
- the rplV gene encoding 50S ribosomal protein L22, producing the protein MAKAAKTGIEARAIQRTTRQSPYKMRLVIDQIRGQRVNDALALLKFSKKHAAEQIGKTLNSAVANAEQAARAANLSLDVDTLVITKAIVNEGPKLKRWTPAAMGRATPMLKRTSHVEIVVTEAVR; encoded by the coding sequence ATGGCCAAGGCAGCCAAGACGGGGATTGAGGCGCGCGCGATTCAGCGCACGACGCGTCAGTCGCCTTACAAGATGCGGCTGGTCATCGACCAGATCCGCGGTCAGCGCGTCAACGATGCGCTGGCGCTCCTGAAGTTTTCCAAGAAGCACGCGGCCGAGCAGATCGGAAAGACGCTCAACAGCGCCGTGGCGAACGCGGAACAGGCGGCCCGTGCCGCCAACCTGTCGCTGGACGTGGACACGTTGGTGATCACGAAGGCTATCGTGAACGAAGGACCGAAGCTCAAGCGCTGGACGCCGGCGGCCATGGGCCGTGCGACGCCGATGCTGAAGCGGACGAGCCATGTGGAGATCGTCGTGACGGAGGCGGTGCGCTAA
- the rpsC gene encoding 30S ribosomal protein S3, whose protein sequence is MGQKTNPIGFRLGVTKNWRSTWYAKKEMPALLKEDALLRKYLKARLDNAAIADVTIERKPGKVVVTVHTGRPGVVIGKKGAEVDKLRDELAQLTGKEVGINVEEIKRPEVEAQLVADNIAAQLSQRISFRRAMKRAVQSAMRMGALGIKVKAGGRLGGAEIARVEGYMEGRVPLHTLRADINYATSTAKTTYGTIGVKVWIFKGEIVEDRRGKTYSTGN, encoded by the coding sequence ATGGGACAAAAGACAAATCCGATCGGGTTCCGCCTCGGTGTCACGAAGAACTGGCGCTCGACCTGGTACGCGAAGAAGGAGATGCCGGCGCTTCTGAAGGAAGACGCGCTGCTGCGGAAGTACCTGAAGGCCCGTCTCGACAACGCCGCGATCGCCGATGTGACGATCGAGCGCAAGCCGGGCAAGGTGGTGGTCACGGTGCACACGGGTCGTCCGGGTGTGGTGATCGGCAAGAAGGGCGCGGAAGTCGACAAGCTGCGTGACGAGCTGGCTCAGCTCACGGGCAAGGAAGTCGGCATCAACGTCGAAGAGATCAAGCGTCCGGAAGTCGAGGCCCAGTTGGTGGCCGACAACATCGCGGCGCAGCTCTCGCAGCGTATCTCGTTCCGTCGCGCGATGAAGCGCGCGGTGCAGAGCGCGATGCGGATGGGCGCACTGGGTATCAAGGTGAAGGCTGGCGGCCGTCTTGGCGGCGCCGAAATCGCGCGCGTCGAAGGGTACATGGAGGGCCGGGTGCCCCTTCACACGCTGCGCGCCGACATCAACTACGCGACGAGCACGGCGAAGACCACCTACGGCACCATCGGTGTGAAGGTGTGGATCTTCAAGGGCGAGATCGTGGAAGATCGTCGCGGCAAGACCTACTCGACCGGCAACTGA
- the rplP gene encoding 50S ribosomal protein L16: MLSPKRVKFRKMFKGRMTGLAHRGSDVSFGTYGLQALEPGWVTSRQIEACRVAMTRHIKRGGKVWIRIFPDKPITKKPAETRMGKGKGSPELWVAVVKPGRVMFEIEGVSKELAETAMSLAAAKLGVKTKFVAREEAVTHEG; this comes from the coding sequence ATGCTGAGTCCGAAGCGGGTCAAGTTCCGCAAGATGTTCAAGGGCCGGATGACCGGCCTGGCGCACCGCGGCTCCGACGTGTCGTTCGGCACGTACGGCCTGCAGGCGCTCGAGCCGGGCTGGGTGACGAGCCGGCAGATCGAAGCGTGCCGCGTTGCGATGACGCGTCACATCAAGCGTGGCGGCAAGGTGTGGATCCGGATTTTCCCGGACAAGCCGATCACGAAGAAGCCGGCCGAAACCCGCATGGGTAAGGGTAAGGGTTCGCCGGAGTTGTGGGTGGCGGTAGTGAAGCCAGGCCGAGTGATGTTCGAGATCGAAGGCGTGTCGAAGGAGCTGGCCGAAACGGCCATGTCCCTCGCCGCCGCGAAGCTCGGCGTGAAGACCAAGTTCGTGGCGCGCGAGGAGGCGGTGACCCATGAAGGCTGA
- the rpmC gene encoding 50S ribosomal protein L29: protein MKAEEIRGLADDELVARVLELEEERFRLRFRSGTEALEEPLRLRSIRRDIARLKTVQRERQLAARGR, encoded by the coding sequence ATGAAGGCTGAAGAAATCCGCGGACTCGCTGACGACGAACTCGTCGCCCGCGTGCTGGAACTGGAAGAGGAGCGTTTCCGTCTCCGGTTCCGTAGCGGCACCGAAGCGCTTGAAGAGCCGCTGCGGTTGCGCAGCATCCGCAGGGACATTGCGCGCCTCAAGACGGTGCAGCGTGAGCGTCAGCTCGCTGCTCGTGGCCGCTAA
- the rpsQ gene encoding 30S ribosomal protein S17, whose protein sequence is MAELNNASAAQNGAPDRSARKLRVGLVVSDKMDKTVVVKIDRRMPHPQYGKMVTRTRKLKAHDEENSAKLGDTVRIMETRPLSKDKRWRVVEIVERAR, encoded by the coding sequence ATGGCTGAACTGAACAACGCGAGCGCCGCGCAGAACGGCGCCCCCGACCGGTCCGCGCGCAAGCTGCGCGTGGGCTTGGTGGTGAGCGACAAGATGGACAAGACGGTGGTCGTGAAAATCGATCGCCGCATGCCGCACCCCCAGTACGGCAAGATGGTGACGCGGACCCGCAAGCTGAAAGCACACGACGAAGAGAACTCGGCGAAGCTCGGCGACACGGTGCGCATCATGGAGACCCGGCCCTTGTCGAAGGACAAGCGGTGGCGCGTGGTCGAGATCGTCGAACGCGCACGCTGA
- the rplN gene encoding 50S ribosomal protein L14: MIQQESVVKVADNSGAKRALVIRVLGGTRRRYAGLGDRVIVAVKDALPNGTVKKSDVAKAVVVRTVKETRRKDGSYIRFDENAVVIINDNGEPKATRIFGPVARELREKRYMKIVSLAPEVL, from the coding sequence ATGATTCAGCAGGAATCCGTCGTAAAAGTCGCGGATAACAGTGGCGCCAAGCGCGCCCTGGTGATCCGTGTGCTGGGCGGCACGCGCCGCCGCTACGCGGGACTCGGAGATCGGGTCATCGTGGCGGTGAAGGACGCCTTGCCAAACGGCACCGTGAAGAAGTCGGACGTGGCCAAGGCCGTGGTGGTGCGCACGGTCAAGGAAACGCGCCGCAAGGATGGCAGCTACATCCGCTTCGATGAAAACGCCGTCGTGATCATCAACGACAACGGCGAACCGAAGGCGACGCGTATCTTCGGCCCGGTGGCGCGCGAGCTCCGCGAGAAGCGCTACATGAAGATCGTCTCGCTGGCACCCGAGGTGCTCTGA
- the rplX gene encoding 50S ribosomal protein L24, whose product MHVTKGDTIRVMRGDDKGKEGKVLQVYPKTGRIKVEGINIVKKHRKARNAEEQSGIIEMPAPFHASNVMLLDSKTGKPTRTKVRIDKDGTKERIGVKSGEVIPRAR is encoded by the coding sequence ATCCACGTAACGAAGGGTGATACCATCCGCGTGATGCGTGGCGACGACAAGGGGAAGGAAGGCAAGGTCCTTCAGGTGTACCCCAAGACGGGCCGCATCAAGGTGGAAGGCATCAACATCGTAAAGAAGCACCGCAAGGCGCGGAACGCGGAAGAGCAGAGCGGCATCATCGAGATGCCGGCGCCCTTCCACGCGTCGAACGTGATGCTGCTCGATTCGAAGACCGGCAAGCCGACGCGTACGAAAGTGCGCATCGACAAGGACGGCACGAAGGAGCGCATCGGCGTGAAGAGCGGTGAAGTCATTCCCCGCGCGCGCTGA
- the rplE gene encoding 50S ribosomal protein L5, producing the protein MPAAAPRLKTHYEQTVRAALAKQFGFGNPHEIPSLTKIVINCGVGEAVKQPKLLDVVVEELALISGQKPVRRKAKKSVANFGLREGQEIGASVTMRGAKMWEFLDRFVTVACPRIRDFRGLGTKSFDGRGNYTLGIKEQMIFPEINYDMVEQIHGMDITFVTTASKDAHAFALLHQLGMPFRGDDKPVTPKVAQPSAA; encoded by the coding sequence TTGCCGGCAGCGGCTCCGCGTCTGAAGACCCACTACGAGCAGACGGTGCGTGCGGCGCTGGCCAAGCAGTTTGGCTTCGGCAATCCGCACGAGATTCCGTCGCTGACGAAGATCGTGATCAACTGCGGTGTCGGCGAAGCGGTGAAGCAGCCCAAGCTGCTCGACGTCGTGGTGGAAGAACTCGCACTGATCTCCGGCCAGAAGCCGGTGCGCCGCAAGGCGAAGAAGTCGGTCGCGAACTTCGGTCTCCGTGAAGGTCAGGAGATCGGCGCGTCGGTGACGATGCGTGGCGCGAAGATGTGGGAGTTCCTCGATCGGTTCGTGACGGTGGCGTGCCCGCGTATCCGCGATTTCCGCGGCCTCGGCACGAAGTCGTTCGACGGTCGTGGCAACTACACGCTCGGCATCAAGGAGCAGATGATCTTCCCCGAGATCAACTACGACATGGTCGAGCAGATTCACGGCATGGACATCACGTTCGTGACGACGGCGTCCAAGGATGCGCACGCGTTTGCGTTGCTGCATCAGTTGGGCATGCCGTTCCGTGGCGACGACAAGCCGGTGACGCCCAAGGTGGCGCAGCCGAGCGCGGCCTGA
- the rpsN gene encoding 30S ribosomal protein S14, with the protein MAKTSKLARNAQRTELVQRYAQKRAALKATISSPKSTPEEVQAAVNALHKLPRDSSKTRIRNRCSISGRPRAYLRHFGLSRIALRDMALNGFIPGVRKASW; encoded by the coding sequence ATGGCAAAGACGAGCAAGTTGGCCCGGAATGCGCAGCGCACGGAACTGGTACAGCGCTACGCCCAGAAGCGCGCTGCGCTGAAGGCCACGATCAGCAGCCCGAAGAGCACGCCGGAAGAGGTGCAGGCCGCGGTGAACGCGCTGCACAAGCTGCCGCGTGATTCGTCGAAGACCCGCATCCGCAACCGCTGCAGCATTAGCGGCCGTCCGCGGGCGTATCTCCGGCACTTCGGTCTGAGCCGTATCGCACTGCGCGATATGGCCCTCAACGGCTTCATTCCGGGCGTCCGGAAGGCGAGCTGGTAA